In Mangrovivirga cuniculi, the following proteins share a genomic window:
- a CDS encoding protein-disulfide reductase DsbD family protein encodes MKNIAIAFALILLSSLSANAQIIQPAKWNVSIDNKNVNVGETVTLKFTANIDAGWYLYSSDFDPDCGPVVATVSLTDSESYEAVGPLKALDPKSKMDEIFGCEVKYFKGKGEFEQTVKISSTVESITGSIDGQVCSDETGQCILVTEDFNLSVNVTGKTEDKSDNISEGINEQSEGNIAQSTGDDEINESQPQKYEITQPVNEENVGIDQSFIVGERDGLYVKDFPSFFTDDVKPEQENKGLLLFMVVAFLSGLVALLTPCVFPMIPMTVSFFTGKGSKSKAIRDAMIYGISIVAIYTVIGAALSPFMGPETANHLATEWLPNVIFFLVFLVFAISFFGAFDIVLPSSLVNVMDKKADKGGFLGPFFMAFTLALVSFSCTGPIVGSLLVESAGEIGIKPIAGMFAFGLAFAIPFTLFAIFPNWLSSLPKSGGWLNSVKVVLGFIELALAFKFLSVADQAFHWGLLDREIYLGIWIVIFTLMGFYLLGKIRLPHDSPMDKIGVGRFLFSIVTFWFVIYLIPGMFGAPLKALAGYLPPMHTHDFNLVGMIKGEEETGPDANVKYSDFLHLPHGLDGYFDYEQALAASRRENKPIFIDFTGHGCTNCREMEAVVWSDPRVLERLKEDYILLALYVDDKTELDKEEWYISAFDDKVKKTLGKQNADIQIQRANNNAQPNYILLDTDQHALVPPVGYDKDVENFIDFLDRGKKAFYEKK; translated from the coding sequence ATGAAAAATATTGCTATTGCTTTTGCCCTGATATTATTAAGCTCTTTATCAGCAAATGCGCAAATTATCCAGCCAGCCAAATGGAACGTTTCAATTGACAACAAAAACGTAAATGTTGGCGAGACGGTAACACTAAAGTTTACGGCTAATATAGATGCCGGTTGGTACTTATATTCTTCAGATTTTGATCCTGATTGTGGTCCGGTAGTCGCTACTGTTAGCCTGACTGATTCAGAATCATACGAGGCTGTAGGACCATTAAAAGCTCTTGATCCCAAGTCAAAAATGGATGAGATCTTTGGATGCGAGGTAAAGTACTTTAAGGGCAAGGGAGAGTTTGAACAGACGGTCAAAATATCATCGACCGTTGAGTCAATAACCGGTAGTATAGATGGCCAGGTATGCTCCGATGAAACTGGTCAATGCATATTGGTGACAGAGGATTTTAACCTGTCGGTTAATGTAACTGGAAAAACTGAAGATAAATCAGATAATATAAGTGAAGGCATTAATGAGCAATCTGAAGGCAATATTGCACAATCTACAGGTGATGATGAGATTAATGAATCTCAGCCACAAAAATATGAAATAACCCAGCCGGTCAACGAAGAAAATGTCGGTATTGACCAATCATTCATAGTTGGGGAAAGAGATGGCTTATACGTAAAAGATTTTCCGTCTTTCTTTACAGATGATGTAAAGCCAGAGCAGGAAAATAAAGGCCTTCTTTTGTTTATGGTCGTCGCGTTTTTAAGTGGATTAGTAGCCTTACTTACTCCATGTGTATTCCCAATGATTCCAATGACGGTTTCATTTTTCACTGGCAAAGGCAGTAAGTCAAAAGCTATCCGTGATGCAATGATATATGGTATTTCGATTGTAGCAATATACACAGTTATAGGTGCAGCACTTTCTCCATTTATGGGACCTGAGACAGCAAACCATCTGGCGACAGAATGGCTTCCAAATGTTATCTTTTTCCTGGTGTTTTTAGTTTTTGCAATATCATTTTTTGGAGCATTCGATATTGTACTACCGTCAAGCCTGGTTAATGTCATGGATAAGAAAGCAGACAAGGGAGGATTTCTTGGTCCGTTTTTCATGGCTTTTACTCTCGCTTTAGTTTCATTTTCATGTACAGGCCCGATAGTTGGTTCTCTATTGGTTGAGTCTGCCGGAGAAATTGGCATTAAGCCGATTGCCGGAATGTTTGCTTTTGGATTAGCTTTCGCTATACCTTTTACCCTTTTTGCAATATTTCCTAACTGGTTAAGTTCACTCCCTAAGTCAGGAGGGTGGTTAAACTCTGTAAAAGTTGTACTTGGTTTTATTGAATTAGCACTGGCTTTTAAATTTTTAAGTGTTGCAGATCAGGCTTTTCACTGGGGATTATTAGACAGAGAAATTTACCTTGGCATCTGGATCGTGATTTTTACCTTAATGGGCTTTTATCTCCTGGGGAAAATTCGGTTACCACATGATAGTCCAATGGATAAAATTGGTGTGGGAAGATTTTTATTTTCCATCGTTACGTTCTGGTTTGTTATTTACCTGATTCCGGGGATGTTTGGTGCACCATTAAAAGCACTAGCAGGATATTTACCTCCTATGCACACACATGATTTTAATTTAGTGGGCATGATAAAAGGAGAAGAAGAAACAGGCCCTGATGCTAACGTAAAATATTCAGACTTCCTTCATTTGCCTCATGGCTTAGATGGTTATTTCGATTATGAGCAAGCTCTTGCTGCATCCAGAAGAGAAAACAAACCGATTTTCATCGATTTTACTGGTCATGGATGTACCAATTGCCGTGAAATGGAAGCTGTGGTATGGTCAGATCCCAGAGTACTGGAAAGGCTAAAAGAAGATTATATTCTTCTTGCACTATACGTTGATGATAAAACAGAGCTGGATAAAGAAGAATGGTATATTTCCGCATTTGATGATAAGGTTAAGAAAACACTCGGTAAACAAAATGCAGATATCCAGATTCAGCGTGCCAATAACAATGCTCAGCCAAACTATATTCTTCTGGATACAGATCAACATGCATTGGTACCTCCTGTAGGATACGATAAAGATGTTGAGAACTTTATAGACTTTCTTGATCGCGGTAAAAAAGCATTTTATGAAAAAAAATAA
- a CDS encoding dipeptidase: protein MSEHNSQQALNYSEENKDGFLNELFDLLRIPSVSADPKFSKDVHEAAKFIKQKLIDAGVDKAEICETAGYPIVYGEKIIDENLPTVLVYGHYDVQPADPYELWDSPPFEPVIKDDRIYARGACDDKGQFYMHVKAFEAMSKTDSLQCNVKFMIEGEEEVGSNNLEIFVKENQEKLKNNVVLISDTSMISMDTPSITAGLRGLSYVEVEVTGPNRDLHSGTYGGAVANPINVLCDMISSLKDENGHITIPGFYDKVEEYSQEYRDTLNKAPFSEEDYKKELDIDAVFGEKGYTTIERIGIRPTLDVNGIWGGYIGEGAKTVLPSKAYAKISMRLVPNQESDEITQLFVNHFNSIAPDYVKVKVTPHHGGESAVVSTDSPAFRAAEKAFKDGWNKKPLPTRDGGSIPIVALFEKELKSDVLLMGFGLDKDAIHSPNESYGVENFFRGIDTIIRFHGHFAKAE, encoded by the coding sequence ATGAGCGAACACAACTCTCAACAGGCACTGAATTATTCAGAAGAAAATAAGGATGGTTTTTTAAATGAACTTTTTGATTTATTAAGAATTCCTTCTGTAAGTGCAGATCCTAAATTTTCAAAAGATGTTCATGAGGCAGCTAAGTTTATTAAGCAAAAACTAATTGACGCTGGTGTTGATAAAGCTGAGATCTGTGAAACTGCTGGCTATCCAATTGTCTATGGAGAAAAGATCATTGACGAGAACCTCCCTACGGTTTTGGTTTATGGTCACTATGATGTCCAGCCTGCTGATCCGTATGAACTATGGGATTCTCCACCATTTGAACCTGTAATAAAAGATGACAGGATTTATGCACGTGGAGCTTGTGATGATAAAGGACAGTTTTACATGCATGTTAAGGCCTTTGAAGCTATGTCTAAAACTGACAGTCTTCAGTGCAATGTAAAATTCATGATTGAAGGAGAAGAGGAAGTTGGATCTAATAATCTTGAAATTTTTGTAAAGGAAAATCAGGAAAAGCTAAAAAATAACGTGGTTTTGATATCTGATACCTCAATGATATCAATGGATACACCATCAATTACAGCAGGTCTTAGAGGTTTGAGTTATGTTGAAGTAGAAGTTACCGGGCCAAACAGAGACTTACATAGTGGAACATATGGTGGCGCAGTTGCTAACCCGATCAATGTACTTTGTGATATGATCTCATCTTTGAAAGATGAAAACGGACATATTACAATTCCGGGGTTCTATGATAAAGTAGAAGAATATTCTCAGGAATACAGAGATACATTAAATAAAGCTCCATTTAGCGAAGAAGATTATAAAAAGGAACTTGATATAGACGCTGTTTTTGGAGAAAAAGGTTATACAACTATTGAAAGAATAGGTATCAGACCCACTTTAGACGTTAATGGAATTTGGGGTGGTTACATTGGAGAAGGTGCTAAAACTGTACTTCCTTCTAAAGCATATGCAAAAATTTCAATGCGCCTGGTTCCAAATCAGGAAAGTGATGAGATAACCCAGTTATTTGTTAATCACTTTAATAGTATCGCTCCTGACTACGTGAAGGTAAAAGTAACTCCTCATCATGGAGGTGAGTCTGCAGTAGTATCTACGGATTCTCCGGCTTTTAGAGCTGCTGAAAAAGCTTTCAAAGATGGTTGGAACAAAAAGCCTCTACCTACAAGAGACGGTGGAAGTATTCCAATTGTCGCTTTATTTGAAAAAGAATTAAAATCTGATGTCCTTTTAATGGGTTTTGGCCTGGATAAAGACGCTATTCACTCCCCTAATGAAAGTTATGGTGTTGAAAACTTTTTCAGGGGAATAGATACCATTATCCGTTTTCACGGACATTTTGCTAAAGCAGAATAA
- a CDS encoding M16 family metallopeptidase yields MYKSLSTKQALMAFLILFSWSTFAQTKLIEKVEKKDGELTIPYSKYKLENGLTLIVHEDHSDPLVHVDVTYHVGSAREEIKKSGFAHFFEHMMFQGSENVADEEHFKIVTESGGTLNGTTNRDRTNYFETVPSNQLETMLWLEADRMGYLLPAVTQKKFEVQRETVKNEKQQRYDNSPYGLFRELQAESLYPYGHPYSWLTIGKLEDLDRVDVEDLKKFFLRWYGPNNAVLTVGGDVDTKEVVKMAEKYFGTIPTGPEVDDLEIEPISVDEDRYVHYEDKNIRFPALIVTFPTVPAYHEDEPALDYLGQLFGTGKKSFFYKEFVKTQKAIQGSAFHNSSELAGEMTFFVLPYPGRSLSDFETEMRKIIFESFEEKGVSDEDIEKIRASYESSFINGLTSVRGKVSRLAAYETFADDADYIGKDLQRYLDVTKEDVMRVYNKYIKGKNAVYLSVVPDANTPPAQANNYEPKTEGDNPYPTTDYSKISARTPEKDSFDRSEQPESGKAPLVPVPNFWTSKMDNGIKMIGTKSDEVPTVAILIEIEGGARMESKMQDKAGVAQLTASLMNESTENYTAEEIQEELRKLGSSVSVSAGSSSSQMTIQTLSKNLDKTLELAEEILYRPKFTQEEFERLKKQQFEGVMASLKDPSSIASNIFDRLLYGEGHIYSLPSSGNIATLQNITLEDVKAFYEKNYSAGLASITVVGDVEKKEALESLSFLKDWKNTGVEVPELPATPDIDKTTVYFVDKEGAPQSQIRVGYVSDLKYDVTGPYFKTTLMNYPLGGAFNSRINLNLREDKGWTYGARSYFSASDVPGPFTVSAGIKGNATDSALVEIMKELKDYADNGITKEELAFMKKSVAQRDALKYETPFQKAGYLSRIQEYDLPKDYVKQQAKIISDVTAAELNTLAKKYIPYDKLTVVVVGDKASLMDKIKDLGYNVVEWNPEKKEADSGTE; encoded by the coding sequence ATGTATAAATCATTATCAACCAAACAGGCTTTAATGGCCTTTTTGATACTTTTTTCGTGGTCTACTTTTGCCCAGACCAAATTAATCGAAAAAGTGGAAAAGAAAGACGGAGAGCTAACCATTCCATACTCGAAATACAAGCTTGAAAATGGATTAACTCTAATTGTACATGAAGATCATTCTGATCCTTTAGTTCATGTTGATGTTACATACCATGTAGGATCAGCAAGAGAGGAAATCAAAAAATCAGGTTTCGCTCACTTCTTTGAGCACATGATGTTTCAGGGATCTGAAAATGTAGCTGACGAAGAGCACTTCAAAATTGTTACTGAATCAGGAGGTACTTTAAATGGTACGACTAACCGTGACAGAACAAATTATTTTGAAACTGTACCAAGTAATCAGCTCGAAACTATGCTTTGGCTTGAAGCTGACAGGATGGGGTACTTACTTCCTGCAGTAACACAAAAGAAATTTGAAGTTCAGCGTGAAACTGTAAAAAACGAAAAGCAACAACGATACGATAATTCTCCTTACGGACTTTTCAGAGAGTTACAAGCAGAGTCACTCTACCCATATGGCCACCCATATAGCTGGTTAACTATTGGTAAATTAGAAGATCTTGACAGAGTTGATGTTGAAGACCTGAAAAAATTCTTCCTTAGATGGTACGGTCCTAACAATGCTGTTTTAACAGTAGGTGGAGATGTTGATACTAAAGAAGTAGTAAAAATGGCCGAAAAATATTTCGGAACCATCCCAACTGGTCCTGAAGTTGACGATCTTGAAATCGAACCTATTTCAGTTGATGAAGACCGTTATGTTCACTACGAAGATAAGAATATTCGTTTCCCTGCTTTAATCGTAACTTTCCCAACAGTTCCTGCTTATCACGAAGATGAGCCGGCGCTTGATTATTTAGGACAGCTATTCGGAACAGGAAAAAAATCATTCTTTTATAAAGAATTTGTAAAAACTCAAAAAGCTATTCAGGGTAGCGCATTTCATAATTCTTCTGAATTAGCAGGTGAAATGACATTCTTTGTTTTACCTTACCCTGGTAGAAGTCTATCTGATTTTGAGACTGAAATGAGAAAGATAATCTTCGAAAGCTTCGAAGAAAAAGGAGTTTCAGATGAGGATATTGAGAAAATCAGAGCGTCTTATGAGAGTAGTTTCATCAATGGTCTGACTTCTGTAAGAGGTAAAGTAAGCAGACTTGCAGCGTATGAAACTTTTGCTGATGATGCTGATTATATAGGAAAAGACCTTCAAAGATATCTTGACGTTACTAAGGAAGATGTAATGCGTGTTTATAATAAATACATTAAAGGAAAGAATGCTGTTTATTTAAGCGTTGTTCCTGATGCAAATACACCTCCTGCTCAAGCGAATAATTATGAGCCTAAAACTGAAGGAGATAATCCATATCCAACTACTGATTATTCAAAGATAAGTGCGAGAACTCCTGAGAAAGATTCTTTCGACAGAAGTGAACAACCTGAAAGCGGAAAAGCTCCATTAGTACCAGTACCAAATTTCTGGACTTCGAAAATGGATAATGGTATCAAAATGATCGGTACCAAAAGTGATGAAGTTCCAACAGTGGCTATTCTTATTGAAATTGAAGGTGGCGCAAGAATGGAATCTAAAATGCAGGATAAAGCAGGTGTTGCTCAATTAACAGCTTCTTTAATGAATGAATCTACTGAGAACTATACTGCTGAAGAAATTCAGGAAGAATTAAGAAAGTTAGGTTCTTCTGTTAGTGTTAGTGCAGGATCAAGCTCTTCTCAGATGACTATCCAAACATTGAGTAAAAACCTGGATAAAACGCTAGAGCTTGCTGAAGAGATTCTTTACAGACCAAAGTTTACTCAGGAAGAATTTGAACGATTGAAGAAACAGCAATTTGAAGGGGTAATGGCTTCATTAAAAGACCCTTCATCAATAGCAAGCAACATATTTGACAGACTACTTTACGGAGAAGGTCATATATATTCTCTTCCTTCTTCAGGTAATATTGCTACTTTACAAAATATTACTCTGGAAGATGTGAAGGCATTCTACGAAAAGAATTATTCTGCAGGATTGGCTTCAATTACAGTTGTTGGTGATGTAGAGAAAAAAGAAGCATTAGAAAGTCTTTCTTTCTTAAAAGACTGGAAGAATACTGGTGTAGAAGTTCCTGAATTGCCGGCTACTCCTGATATTGACAAAACAACAGTTTACTTTGTTGACAAAGAAGGAGCTCCTCAAAGTCAGATCCGAGTTGGTTATGTAAGTGACCTCAAGTACGATGTTACAGGCCCTTATTTCAAGACTACCTTGATGAACTACCCACTAGGTGGAGCTTTTAATTCCAGAATAAACCTCAATTTGAGAGAAGATAAAGGCTGGACTTATGGAGCGAGATCTTACTTCTCAGCATCTGATGTACCAGGTCCGTTTACTGTTTCTGCCGGTATTAAAGGTAATGCTACTGATAGTGCACTTGTTGAAATCATGAAGGAGTTAAAAGATTACGCAGACAACGGTATTACGAAAGAAGAATTGGCTTTTATGAAAAAGTCAGTTGCACAGCGTGATGCATTGAAGTATGAAACTCCTTTCCAAAAGGCAGGATATTTAAGCCGAATTCAGGAGTATGATCTTCCAAAAGATTATGTAAAGCAGCAAGCTAAGATCATTAGTGATGTTACAGCTGCGGAGCTTAACACCCTTGCTAAAAAATATATTCCATATGACAAATTAACAGTTGTTGTTGTTGGAGACAAGGCAAGCTTAATGGATAAGATAAAAGATCTTGGTTATAATGTTGTAGAGTGGAATCCTGAAAAGAAGGAAGCTGATTCTGGAACAGAATAA
- a CDS encoding septal ring lytic transglycosylase RlpA family protein: MKKNNLFILIISGLFLFLSNEVTAQDSDFSKHTEEGIASYYHDKFTGRSTASGAKYDPKKLTAAHPKHPFGTVLKVTNLKTGESVNVTVNDRGPWVKGRVVDISRVAAEKIGLIRAGLLKVRVEVISFP, encoded by the coding sequence ATGAAAAAAAATAACCTCTTTATTCTGATAATATCAGGCCTGTTCCTGTTTTTATCTAACGAAGTAACAGCTCAGGATTCTGATTTTTCAAAGCACACTGAAGAAGGTATTGCTTCTTATTATCACGATAAATTTACCGGCAGGTCAACAGCATCCGGAGCTAAGTACGACCCTAAAAAATTAACTGCTGCTCATCCAAAACATCCCTTTGGAACAGTTTTAAAAGTTACAAACCTGAAAACAGGAGAAAGTGTAAATGTCACTGTCAATGATAGAGGCCCGTGGGTTAAAGGAAGAGTAGTTGATATTTCAAGAGTTGCTGCAGAAAAGATTGGATTAATTAGAGCAGGCTTATTAAAAGTAAGAGTCGAGGTTATTAGCTTTCCATAA
- a CDS encoding AAA family ATPase, whose protein sequence is MEENQNAINQDRIQEHQEKIQRVFSEVNKVVVGQHKMVNRLLIGLFTNGHILLEGVPGLAKTLTISTLANVLHLDFKRIQFTPDLLPADLIGTMIYNQQKAEFETKKGPIFANIILADEINRSPAKVQSALLESMQEKQVTIGENTYKLDRPFLVMATQNPVDQEGTYPLPEAQVDRFMLKVYVDYPSKEDELEIMKRMSNLQFNQTVETVLTKEEIFQIREEVNSVSISEELEKYIIELVFATRRPAEYNMPDVANYVQFGVSPRASINLNLAAKAVAFFNQRDYVLPEDIKEVAHDVLSHRILLNYEAEADNVSTQDIIDIVLDKVPIN, encoded by the coding sequence ATGGAAGAAAATCAAAATGCCATAAATCAAGATAGGATTCAGGAACACCAGGAAAAAATCCAGAGAGTGTTTTCTGAGGTTAATAAAGTTGTCGTTGGCCAACATAAAATGGTCAATAGATTATTGATCGGATTATTTACAAACGGACATATTCTTTTGGAAGGTGTGCCCGGTCTAGCGAAAACTTTAACCATTAGTACATTAGCTAATGTTCTACATTTAGATTTTAAGCGGATCCAGTTTACACCGGACCTTCTTCCTGCTGACCTTATTGGTACAATGATTTACAATCAGCAGAAGGCAGAGTTTGAAACTAAGAAAGGGCCGATCTTTGCTAATATTATTTTAGCAGATGAGATCAACCGTTCTCCAGCGAAAGTACAGTCAGCATTACTGGAGTCAATGCAGGAGAAGCAGGTTACGATAGGTGAAAACACCTATAAGCTTGACAGGCCATTCCTTGTTATGGCTACTCAAAACCCGGTAGACCAGGAAGGAACTTACCCTCTTCCGGAAGCACAGGTCGATAGGTTTATGCTGAAGGTTTATGTTGATTATCCTAGTAAGGAAGACGAATTGGAAATCATGAAGAGAATGTCTAACCTTCAATTCAATCAAACGGTAGAAACAGTTCTAACGAAAGAGGAAATTTTTCAGATAAGAGAAGAAGTTAATTCTGTATCTATTTCTGAAGAACTTGAAAAATATATAATTGAATTAGTATTCGCTACAAGGAGGCCTGCTGAGTATAACATGCCTGATGTAGCTAATTATGTTCAGTTTGGGGTATCACCAAGAGCAAGTATAAACTTAAACCTGGCGGCGAAGGCAGTTGCTTTCTTTAATCAGAGAGATTATGTTCTTCCTGAAGACATAAAGGAAGTAGCTCATGATGTACTTAGTCACAGAATCTTGTTGAATTATGAAGCGGAAGCTGATAATGTCTCAACGCAGGATATTATTGATATTGTACTGGATAAAGTTCCGATTAATTAG